A part of Entelurus aequoreus isolate RoL-2023_Sb linkage group LG10, RoL_Eaeq_v1.1, whole genome shotgun sequence genomic DNA contains:
- the LOC133658905 gene encoding SLAM family member 9-like isoform X3 translates to MDYQHILVCFMFTCSLGSARDVKYVLKGQEITLGLSTYRQPTEIYWIYEVNDIVFFDGKMETVEDPYKNRITLNKNSAVLTIKNATYEDSGNYDQEVRINTKLYHNAYEIEVIDKVSKPKIRCKMIDRYQATLVCSTESKHSHLLKFKWRSDGNEQTGPNLTITLKKFLNHEVYMCDVGNPLTNEIAAFTVKDCLSGGITVAEKVVIFLSIIAVVLIGVFIFWGWKFYKKRQVAERRKRDERRKEVLLYEWSISSLNRKEIMEIYNISNPNDFWFLGSHDKLKEYGITITACKDIFSERILWMKADNANSDPAVFLNHFLDTVTRIGGCPRQLIAKPSLHHITKTQTFLRRNHTDYSNEYQSVISTSNSTSHTWLHVWTYWKYCFETLRDSGLFTGNDLDKNLVQFCFFNIIQYSGHLCW, encoded by the exons GTTCTGCACGGGATGTGAAATATGTACTGAAGGGTCAGGAGATAACCCTGGGACTTTCAACTTATCGACAGCCAACTgaaatatactggatatatgagGTCAACGACATTGTATTTTTTGATGGCAAAATGGAGACTGTGGAGGACCCATACAAGAACAGAATAACTCTCAACAAGAACTCTGCAGTACTCACCATCAAAAATGCCACATATGAAGACAGTGGAAACTATGACCAGGAAGTCAGAATAAACACGAAGCTCTATCACAATGCGTATGAAATCGAGGTTATAG ACAAAGTATCCAAACCCAAAATAAGGTGTAAGATGATTGACAGATACCAGGCGACGCTCGTGTGCTCAACAGAGTCCAAACATTCTCATTTATTAAAGTTCAAGTGGAGATCAGATGGAAATGAGCAAACTGGACCAAATTTAACAATAACTCTCAAGAAGTTTCTTAATCATGAAGTTTATATGTGTGATGTCGGCAACCCTCTGACCAATGAAATTGCTGCATTCACTGTCAAGGACTGCTTATCTG GTGGTATAACTGTTGCTGAAAAGGTTGTCATCTTCCTTTCCATCATTGCAGTTGTGTTAATTGGGGTCTTCATCTTTTGGGGATGGAAATTCTACAAAAAACGTCAAG TTGCAGAACGTCGTAAAAGAGATGAACGCAGAAAAGAAG TACTTCTCTATGAATGGTCTATATCCTCACTAAACAGAAAGGAAATAATGGAGATATACAACATCAGCAATCCTAACGACTTCTGGTTTTTGGGCTCACATGATAAATTGAAGGAATATGGTATTACAATTACTGCCTGCAAGGACATATTCAGTGAACGCATATTGTGGATGAAAGCAGACAATGCCAACAGTGATCCTGCAGTATTTCTGAACCACTTCCTGGACACAGTGACTCGTATTGGAGGTTGTCCACGGCAACTGATAGCCAAACCAAGTTTGCACCACATCACAAAAACGCAAACTTTCCTGCGTAGGAATCATACAGACTATTCTAATGAGTATCAAAGTGTGATTTCTACATCTAACTCTACCAGTCACACATGGTTACACGTATGGACGTATTGGAAGTACTGTTTTGAAACTCTCAGGGACTCAGGACTTTTCACAGGAAACGATTTGGACAAGAACCTCGTACAGTTCTGCTTCTTCAACATCATCCAG tattctggacatctgtgttggtga